In Mytilus trossulus isolate FHL-02 chromosome 10, PNRI_Mtr1.1.1.hap1, whole genome shotgun sequence, the DNA window aatttgtgcacgatctttttcatttacacattttgtttgcgagttaaaaacaagccttttttACAGCTGCGTTcagtgataccgaggtctttggcaattctgatgtctacggtgtttttaagaagctctagatTTCAAATATCGTAAAATCACTGTAATACACCATCTtcacaacacaacttaaataaaccAATAGTATGCtactttccagtgacttcttatgtaacagttcattaagaaatttttggaatttaattttttagtcgacatattgccaATTACTCGTAATAACtaatcggtaatgaccatcggtataaaatgtgtttactttaaatttgacaattaaattattaagtaaaataactatgtgaaacttcttatttttatttagcttatctttttattataatataatgatagaattacctatatgatagcgtattttgaatgaacggtcataccatatgaagagtttagaagtattaaaagtaaactgtaacagagtgttaattaccccgaccatacgcgtatggtccgaccatacgcgtatggtcggaccatatgagtatatacccatatggtcatgaccatacgcgtatggtccaaatactcatatggtccggaacatatacatggtatattgTTTTTACTATGCTTTTGTTGCACTCTTTTATgtctatttcttttttgaaataaaatagcatTTCTCTTTTAATGGGTAAGCTTGTACATCTACTAAGTATTTCTTTCAAGACCATAATCTCATTTATTCATAGTTTCACCTCTTTCAAAAGTAACATAAAAAAGAGGGAGGTAAGATTCTTTGAAAAGGATGCTACTGTATTGTCCAATTTAGTTAGATATGTCTACATACTAATGAGAAATTGTATCTACtgttaattcaaaaattattgggTGATATTTAGGAATGCGAATACTGCGACTGGGTTAGGATCGCAAAGCCCTCTCATTCTCACATCCAATACATGTATCCTTGTGCAGGTTTTCTTGAAATCGCAATGATAAATATCGATTTTTGGACAATTCTTTATAAAATCGCATAATAAATACACGCAATAATTTCGGAATTTACAGTATTCGAGTTTACAAGAAGTGATCGAGTATTTACAAGAGTGAAATCTGGTAcacttttaaattcatttattcaaCTTTAGTCATTGTTGGAAATTCGTTTATGAGACACCTGGACGACACATTTTATAGAACGAAAACATATTTATAGgtcaatatatttattcaacaaTCGACCCTTACATAATTATGTCAAGCTCTcataataacaaaatacataacTACATGATActagaacaataaaaaaaaatgatgcgaGTACTGACTTTAGACATTTGCATGAATATGACATggttaaggttcatgtggaccctatggctaaaatggccgtattttcacctcaaatttTTCTCTGAATACAGGCAAACCTGTGaatctggaaaagttttaaggcatagcatgcgctagataaatagaattcaaatgcattgtatgatttagaaaattcgtaacttaactggattttgccatacactttttttcgtctctgcagaagatgataaaattaacaaacagttgagtttaccttgatatggtccactcaggtacacagtttaaataacaaattattgtcaggtatctattgtccatctaatgtccatgtcaattaaaaatgctcactttaatgtttacctgtggggaagttctcaaacctgtttcccaacttagtttattttggcaccttctggaggaatgaaaaaaagtgcacggcaaaatcctggtaagtttttatttttcttaaacataaaacatacttaaaattcatttatctagggcatgctatgcctgaatttttttacagatgcccaggtttgtctgtactcagagtaaattttgaggtgaaaatacggccattttagccatagggtccacatgaaccttaaatcatttaaatttttaatattttattttattttactatctTGCTATCTTAACCCTCCGCGTTAGAGTCTCGATATGAAGACTTATAAAAAGGGTTAGACAGTGATAAGTGAACCTTGGAATGAGAGGTCAGAGAGCGGAAGTACGGGCGGAAAGAATAAATAAGGGGAAGAAAGTTGCGGAAGGGGATAGAAGGGGGAAGTGGGGGATAGAAGAGAAggcaaaaaacaataaattgtatatttgaaaagttTCTTTGACCATGTTCGTCTGGAAGTAAGGAAGAGGGAATAAGGAATCAGGAAACCCTGTCCATCCCATTGTGAAATGACTTTTATTAAATTCTATATTCAAAGTATAATAATCAATGAAATCTCAAGAACAAACCAAAAATTGCCACAATAGCGTTTCAATGAATGCTGACACgctaaatgaaaatgttaaaattttatataactgtTTATTGGAACCACTTACGCTTTCTACCAACAGGCATGTAAAGATAGTCGTAGACGTATTTAGCTCAACTTTTCAGAATTCATATCTTTGaatgcgtcactgatgagtcttttgtagacgaaacgcgcgtctggcgcaaatactaaatttcaatcctggtatttaATATGAGTTTATCTACAACTTTagttttgaattgaaataacaATTATCTTGACTCAAGTGCCACGGATGAATATTGTGTGAATGAAAAAAGTGTCTGGTGTAACAAATTACAAGCATTGTATCTTTGATGAATTATTCTAacatatttcattatctttaaaaacttattacatatttaacacaactTACCTGTACAGTTCGTGATATTAATATTGTTGAGAAAAATCGTTCCACCTAAAATTGGGGATTCACCTCTACAGTTCGGGAATTCCCCTGTACAGTTCGTGATATTATTATTGTTGAGAAAAATCGTTCACCCTAAAATTGGTGATTCACTTGTTTAAAAgcataaaataaactgtaagCAATCGGTTCCAAATTTAGCGTGAGGTTAATCCCAAACATTATACtaaaaatatactaaaattaattctatttttaaaacctTGTAAGATAGAGCAGTTTCAGAGTTTTAGTTGTTCAAATATGGTGTAAACTGATAAATTCAAAATCATGCAGTGTGTTATTTTCCAATGTTTTTAGGATTTTGATggttttaacaaaatgttttcaagTGTTTTACGGGTATGTACGAagattatattttatagttgatTTCCTATCATCAATAAGAGCAGCAGATATAAAATTCATCATAATTTGGTTTCTCTGTCATGGGATCTTTTTTCGATTTGACAACAAAGATTCGGTTACTTCCTATTTGAATAATCATAGTCTTGGTCCATCCGAAACGGTCGCCATCTTTCTACATATATCATTGTTTAACGACCGATGTAAGAAATGTTAAAGATACGACAACGCACTAGTTACCAAATTTTGGTCTGAAACGGTTATTTTGTTCTTAAAGCCTCGGCCacggatgcataacggacacacactggatatgcaacgtacgagaaacggacacgtaccggacagaacggatgccgaacgtacatccaacggacgagtaacgcataaaacggacacctaatggaagcgtaccggataaaacggataaacaagatatactgaaaaatcaaatagtccagtcaaactaagatttaacctcaaactaattgcaacaaaaaatgttttagttctaatctatagcattatagcattatgccctttatatacacagaaaaaagtcccataaaatctaactttaggaaaactcaaaatcagcatttttaatttcctattgaaattaacataggaaggggagataactcttgcaaaaatgagTCTTTGATTGTTTTTCTTGAGATTTATGTAAAGTaggatactttgatggggttattcgtttgtttttgactaaattatatatcttctgctcatgaaatgtacaaaatcgAAATGTTAtgagtagttttattttttttagtgcatttttcattaaagaaattgcaaatttgaagctattaaccattttgaaaaaaatattgtgaaaatctggtattgtttatatatgtatataaattttttttagcaaCTAACTTAActtaagaaactttaaaccacaaaaaaaagaatacatacttaattgtttttattgaaattgaggttctttaccttgacatgttgaaaaattcaataaatggtcaactaatgaattacgaaatctagattatggcttgataaaatatatgaaaacacctttagagttgttttCTATACTCTAACATGTCTGAAGACCggtaaaaaatcaagaaatcaatacattctgatgaataaaagcggtaaagttataattttgtaacaatttttattgatatttctgcctttttttacaagagttatctcccttttcaatgcaaatctccataagAATTTTAAATGGGGATTTTTTAAGGTATATTTTATGGAACTTTTTTCTGTGCACATTTTGGGTATAATGTTAaagattaaaacataaaaaatgttctgttgcaattactttcgggtTAAGGTAAAATTTATCCTAGCTTGTCTGGACTAaaaggcgacaataataatacatgcaAATCGCATCAATATTCAAAAAgtttctgtgtaactggttttggtttgttcttcaaaattccgCCAAAGGGTAGTGTCTGGCACGAATAAGAactgcttgattgtgaagacgtGCCTATACTCGAAGATCGATTAGTAATACTAgtaataagaattcatgaaccttaagaaatctgacaaatctgacataccaataatAGGCATTGCTAACGCGAAATTTTGaattggcatttatccgtttaagatccgttcatcatccgttttatccgctATTATACATCCGGTAGAAGTCTGTTTCTCATccgttcaacatccgttttattcgttaaacgtccggtagaatagttatcaaaggtaccaggattataatttagtacgccagacgcacgtttcgtctacataagactcatcagtgacgctcatatcaaaatatttaaaaagcgaaactagtacaaagttgaagagcattgaggatcaaacattccaaaaaagttgagcaaaatacggctaaggtaatatatgcctggaataagaaaatccttagtttttcgaaaaattcaaagttttgtaaacaggaaatttgtaaaaatgaccacattatcgatattcatgtcaacaccgaagtgttgactactgggctgctggtgataccctcggggacgaaacgtccaccagcagtggcatcgacccagtggtgtaaaaagttatcaaaggtaccaggattataatttagtacgccagacgcgcgtttcgtctacataagactcatcagtgacgctcatatcaaaatatttaaaaagccaaaactagtacaaagttgaagagcattgaggatcaaacattccaaaaaagttgagccaaatacggcttaggtaatctatgccttgaataataaatccttagtttttcgaaaaattcaaagttttgtaaacagaaaatttataaaaattaccacattatcgatattcatgtcaacaccgaagtgttgacttctgggctggtgataccctcggggacgaaacgtccaccagcagtggcatcgatccagtggtgtaaatagttatcaaaggtgaatttatcttccagacctccaacggatgtataacacacggttttacactagtaattttggggccctttatagcttgttgttcggtgtgagccaaggctccgtgttgaaggccatactttaacctataatggtttaatttttaaattgttatttggatggagagttgtctcattggcactcacaccacatcttcctatatctatataacgGACACGTTatggatacaaaacggaaacgaaacggacgagtaccgtacaaaaagGACGCCTAATGGACGTTCAACGGAaattttatccgttggacgtccgttcaaagttttgaacatgctcaaaattttccaccggacagaacggacgtcgacggataaaacgtacgcGTAActgacatgcaacggatatggacggacgtataacggataagaacggacgttTAACGGACATgtacggattgaaaaaaaaaattatccgttagtcgtccgttcgagctatccgggaaggtgtgaccgaggcttaacaTTATCTGAAAATATGAACTATAAATTATTTAGTCATATTCAGACTTCCagtcaattttcaaattaatcgAAAGTGGTAAATTTATTCAAGACAATTTGCTGCAGTCAAATCAGTTCATTTCAGTAGCagttaaacaattcaatattATTTGGTATGTACACGTAAATAGCAACTACTGAACAGTGTGAACATAGACTTAACAGATTTTAACTTACTGCAAGCAAATAGGCTACACAGTACTGAATGTACTGCAGTGGATTAGTCTGAAAATtaactgaaaaattaaaattgaataattaattaACTGTAAAATTGGCATGTACTATAACTTTCCCCCAAGaactaaaaagtaaaactatgttaacattgtaaaatataaataaaattataagatatttacaaaaactttttctttgtttttttatagtatttacGATGATGAAAAGGACTAACGAATAGTGAAAAGTACCTTTTTTTCTCATATAAACCGATTGAGCAAGTGCAAAAACAGACGATTAAATTAACTTCTTTAAGGTTGATTTGGTACAATGGTATTTCTTCTATATTTGTATCATATTCTGTGgtttttaaaacatcacaaaACAGGATCATTTGTTAAGAATGCACTGAAATCATGGGCTGCCATTAAGAATGTCGAACAATTAAGATGTCAGTGGTGCAGCGATCAAGGTCCAGCAGTCAGGTATTGTAAAAATTGCGTTAAACTGCTTGACCGCCAGTGCGAACTTTTTCACGAAAAGATCCCTCCGTATCAACTACACACAACTTTCGATATTACTACAGAAGGTCTTGATTTTCAAATTTCGAATTTTGCTCCAGGAATGTTTTGCGAACATCATCGGCATAAGCTGCTTGACCATTATTGCTCCAGTTCCGGTATTTTATTATGCGAAGAATGTAAAGAAAACGGTGACTTTAATGTGGACgaaatagaacattttttttcattgcaaGACTCGATTTATGACACAAAGAAATTGATTCAGGAAATACTTCATACACATCGTAACTTTCCGGAAAGTTCAGAGATGATAACAATGTTAAAGTGGATTGACGTTTCTTTGGGACTTATTCCTGAGTTCGATGATTTCGCTGCAGTACCACTTTCACCGGATATACGAAGAGTATTGGAACAAGAAATATCATCCTCGAATCAAGTTTTCATCAGGTGTAGCGAAGTAAGAGATAAAATGGAAGGCTTACAAATAGAAATGCGTAGAAAATTTTTGTCCAATACCAGAGgtaaaaaagggtaaaaaattaCTGCGTTAAAGGAAGTATAGAATAACTAATAtagaaacacaatttttttacaattgacCTTATTTCCATGACTAAATAGTAATTAGTTGTTAAgagaataataaaataaaaatgcactaATGCAGTGTACATGCAGTCATCTAAGAGAAATTACCATAAAAAATAACCTGTTTCGCAACGAAAATAAGCTAATAGagttatgtaaaaatattttgacccaaattttaattctgataattgaaaagtaattattatataacatacaaaacaaaataaccagCAAAAAAGAGTTTTcctcaattttgatttttttgtggggTGAAGGAACCGATAGGAACTCATTGAATATTGAATTTGAGAAACatattaattcaattttatctGAAGTTGACAATTCATTTCAAAACTCTTTACCGTTATTGCATCTGATGAAATGACAGTGAAATATGATACGCATAATGTGTATACGCACTTTTAACTGACCTCTTAGCACAAACTTACAACTTCTCGTCTAATCAAATTCCTTGAATTTGTCTCATAAGTttcatagaaaatactttttccGTGTACTGAGTATTTATGCGTATTGACCACAGGGGTAAGATTTTATTGTATTGTAATCAAGTTATTAAAAACATAACGTGCTACTGGCTATTCTGGAATGAAATTCtgtgtccaaaattaaaattaaatattcattataagTTTTcacattgatttttaaatatcctgctatttaaatctttgttttaaaaaatatatatatatttgactgTTGCAACcttttatcatttgaataaaGAATTCCAAATATGGTCCTTAATACCTTGATTAGAATACAACGCTATCTTATAATTGTGGTCATTTATCATCCATGCAATTAATTTGTACACAAAAGAGCATGTACTTTGACAACTTGTGAAGGGAAATTAAAGCCAATTGATggtgatattttaaaactttcttaCGGAACTTGACGCCTTCATTGTAAATTAAAACACTGAAGAAAATATGCCACTTATATCTACATTCTGAGAAAGCTTTTTAGTctttgaaatacaaataaaaaaaacaataattaatcaTCTGTTGGTAGTTGCTATTCCTTTCCGAAAGAATATCTATTGGaacatagatacatgtacatgcatttatatttttcaaagttattATAGCTTTAGTTTTACTatgaaattgaaagaaaaaaattaaatacaattaaatctTTCACTGCAATTGATTTGTAATTGTATGTCTGTTTTGGGCATTTTGTTGTcatcttttaaaataccatGTAATGAGACTCACCTGTAGTGAGACACCGCTTTTGATCAATATACATACTTAGTTTCCTATTACATCAGTAgccttcatttttttcattctggAATGAAGGGccttttaaaattacataattttaatGAGAAATTGACAAATAAACCTCTATTTTACTCATTTATGTTTATATGCTACATGTATAAACTCATGATGTGATATCTATGATACTAGTCACTTGTGATACAAGTATTCAACCAAACTATGATGAACTATCAATTGACCAATTAAATTATTACGTGAGTTGTTAATATGTGCTTAATTGGATAGTCTATGAAAGAGtgtatataaatttcatatatataaaaagtatttaCGTTTTCATATACTAGCCATTCCATATAAAGCCAGGCTTAATTTATAGAAATCGGACAAGATTAATTCATTTTGTCACTAGAAGgtttgaatacattttgaattgatcagccaatacttggtcatgtttgaTGAATATGTTCAACACCGCTATCTTGCTTCGGTCttttattgtctctttgatatgaccaagtattgtctaaGCCATTATTGGTGCTTATTGTTTTTAACTACTCATGAATCGTCtttatcaaacaaagttttaacaAATTGTATTGAAATTACTAGTTGCATGCGTTCTAAGATGGATAACTCTAAAGTATCTGGTATATTCTTAGATGCAAATGAACAACAGGCAAATGATTTCAGTCATCACCCAACGGAGCTGTTACATAGTATTCAAGATGTAAGCAGAATCAGATACTATactaatataaacattttatttagaatatttgtTATCATAAGAAAATTGTTCTCTTTCTTATACACTTCAAATTGTATGATtgaatttataaacaattttaaatcatttgacttttttgctATAAATCACCTTTTCAAATTATCTGAAGCCGTGACGATACTTTATCCATGAAATCACAAGTGTTAATATTGATTTatcacaaataaattaaaaaatatctcGATCATGTGTTGTGTATTGTATAGTCATAACTAGAAGCATtacaaatacataaacaaattcTGTATATTGaactattatttttaaatgaaaatattcccGTGTATTGTTAATTTTGTGTCGATTTATAGTCATACTAATGCAAAATGCAGAAATTTAAGCGACaatgtttgtttgttaattGCAACTTTACGGTCAAATATTACATTACATTGAATTACGAAAGTACAAAAAAACTGCAATGGTTAGTTGAGCGATCTGGTTATGAGCGGCAATTAAAACTTAGGATGCGTTTTTCCTCAAATGCATCAAATATTCGTTAAACTTACTATTTAgcacattttttgtattattccTTTTTTAGGGTGCAAACATCACTGACAGCCATACCAATAACGAAAGCACAGCAAATGTTCATGTTTTACAAGAAGCAGATCAAAGCCAGATCAACACAAACAGTTTTGAGGACTTACATCCATTTTAAATATGGCCTAAAGCTTTTAGTCtatataatgtttttgtattctatttcaaacgatacttttttttagtttaaaattttacgTGCTTTTGTTTGGTGCAAATGTCTcttactttctttttttctaaatgaattatctattttatataaataattaaataatcaattgagtaaacatttaattaatgtattttgaatgaaatttaagattgtttaaatcaattgtttaatgaattttaaattattggTTTGTCATATTTTGGTTAAAGTCACGTCAAAAAGGTTATTCAGCaaagattaaaatatttgaaactgtTAACCGTgacttttataaaatatattaaagataaaccatggttttgttataaataagtaaataaaaatacttcaaaTTCTAGTAGGAAAATGTACGTATATCATCtatcaaaataagaagatgtggtaagattgctaATGAGATTTGATTGGAATGATCTCATTAAAATAAAGCAGATTCATTTTGATTTCAGCAGGTTAATTACTTTTGGGTTGCTTTGATGTGGcacatgtataatattgttggcaattgtttgtttatattcgTGCggctttgtttaaaaactttaatcgTTCTTTTAGAGGCCAGGTCCATTcctgtactagtatatatattgtcGAGAAGCTTTATTAAAAGTTGGTTAAAACATAACAGTTATATTGtactaaattgtaatcctggtacttttgataactatctacaccacttggtcgatgccactgctggtggacgtttcgtccccgagggtatcaccagcccagtagtcagcacttaagtgttgacatgaatatcaattatgtgatCATTTTCATAAACTTCCtgatacaaaactttgaatttttcaaaaaaaaaaggatgttcttgtcccaggaatagattacctgagccgtatttggtacaactttttggaattttggatcccctATGCTCttcatttttgtattgtttggctttataactattttgatatgagcgtcactgatgagtcgtatgtagacgaaacgcgcgactggcgtactaaattatattcctgatacttttgataactattatattattattaagttGCATATTTCAAGAGTtaaatttacatgtttaaaatgtataacaCACGTGAGGAATTACCATGTTACTGTTAAGTATAATGGGGAGTTAACGAGTTTAAAAAGGGATGCTTCAGCGATCACTTTAAAGATTCAAAATCGTAGTACCGAcgtttattactttattttattaaagggATAATTTCTCCTAGTACTTTAGTTTATAAACAAGTTTGTTCAGTTGGTGTGCTATCTGTATATTACAACTGTTCAGAactgaatgtttttatttcaaagaatAGTAGACTTTACTCTTTTTTCAACGACTAAATCATTTGAAATGAGGAAGTGTTATGGTATTTAAGTAGTTTATGTATGTCATGCCTAGTATTAAATagcaatagaaaatattatttctatCGTTGTGGTTAAAGTTAATCCAATTAAACGTATTATTAGtcatgtaaaaaatgaaaaactttttcAGGTGAATTAATACTTATTTGAATTTCaggaaataaacaatataaaatataaatgaacttttaatttgatataagaCACATTTCAGAGACATTCAAATAGTGACCTTGTGACATAGCGcgttgcttttaaaaaaaaaaacctgttatcTGAAAATGGAAACAATGTTCTCATTAGATTTTATCAATTTACTGGAAGCTTACCTTGTTCAATTCTATTTGattaatttgttgatattttgtgAGTTGTTATTGTTTTAGTTAGTATTGTAATTCGATGTTTAATATGATTGTATAATAAGCAAAAGCAGATATATGTATTCTTAATGAACAGAGCTTTGTGTGAGAAAGTAGTAATGGtaaaatgtctattttttttactttttataaaataaaaaataatatttttctttactttaagTAAAGTGTCTATGTGTATTCTGTATATGCAATATAACGAGGAATAAtaccatttattaaatttacagtacgtttgttttgtttttattttacaagacGATTTCAGATACCCTTAGTAGTAGAAAACCTATAGTGCAATAGCCGATTGGTACCTGTTGTCACCATCGTCTTCAACCGACCTCTCACTTATCATAGCCGTGTGAAtgtatcacaaaaaaaactttatataagatatatatttatacatggctttgcttattgttgacggccatacggtgacctatggaTTTCAATGTCTGTTACATTCGGTCTATTGTGAAggtttgtctcattggcaatcataccacatcttctttttttttatagatatatctCGTATCCAATGaatgatttagtgtaaaaaacGCCATACACAGTCAGAGGAAAACATTACATTGTGCAATGCTAAGACACAGGCATCGAAAGATAGTAGAGCTATgcatatacacatgtatataacaatagTATCTAGATTGCTTTTAATtcactgataacaaaatcaatattaataccaataaaaacaatattcaaagatctaattACAGTATTGAATTGGttaccttttagaataagtttatttaaagggtAGATAAGTTTACCCGGATCGTTTCTAAGTTTTTGGGCTCGGTAAACAACATCTccgtataaataaaaatgtataaacctgtttgaaataagttttctgaAGGTACTTCAAACCGTCACAACTGTATACTTAAGAAATAAGAATTTATACAACAAAACTGACAATACACAAGTTTGGactcaaaaattaaaagaaaattgattATCCAAAGAAAAACATTCAGTTGCAAAgcaaatgcatataaaaaagaaactgaGCAAATTGGAAAGTAATAAAATCTCGTATTAGTGAATACAGGGGTCAAATTTGTTTTGCGGAAAATGATGACAAAAACCGGCACTCAAAAAACCCtgtcttgtatcgtttctttgcAGACTTCTGTAGTAAAGGTTGTAAGTAATTTGTGATAACTAATCCTCTtacttaataatttaccagtaaaaCA includes these proteins:
- the LOC134685992 gene encoding transcription intermediary factor 1-beta-like; the encoded protein is MVFLLYLYHILWFLKHHKTGSFVKNALKSWAAIKNVEQLRCQWCSDQGPAVRYCKNCVKLLDRQCELFHEKIPPYQLHTTFDITTEGLDFQISNFAPGMFCEHHRHKLLDHYCSSSGILLCEECKENGDFNVDEIEHFFSLQDSIYDTKKLIQEILHTHRNFPESSEMITMLKWIDVSLGLIPEFDDFAAVPLSPDIRRVLEQEISSSNQVFIRCSEVRDKMEGLQIEMRRKFLSNTRDANEQQANDFSHHPTELLHSIQDGANITDSHTNNESTANVHVLQEADQSQINTNSFEDLHPF